In Eleginops maclovinus isolate JMC-PN-2008 ecotype Puerto Natales chromosome 10, JC_Emac_rtc_rv5, whole genome shotgun sequence, the following proteins share a genomic window:
- the LOC134870707 gene encoding cartilage-associated protein-like — protein sequence MVAFCAKGDALTLLTLLCLTFTLRSDAQYENYNFKKFPKEELMPLTTAYGLALDHYAAEKWTESIKYLELSLRLHRLFRDSVRYCVLHCNSSKYEELSVTGNKDLHVYWHVMMRSSCQKKCRKHFPALQLPPPSRHTLEDFIRRTPYRYLYFAHSRLNDLQRAVPCAYTYLQKNPEDQEMQQLMEEHKSQYDLKGYLFDHEEQAYEASFLRGVKLINSGDYSSGVKEMEDALVLYLQEYELCQADCEGISQLSPDSDFYAVIADIYVDELRCKLKCEENLMPNVGGYFVEKFVATLYHYLQYAYYKLNNGRSALPCAYSYFLFEPEDQVMKQNLQYYGAYSEQWGLQEKHFTPRMEALKLYNHTVIQKQMLTSAQKYQEMDDRDFLGPEEAARLASESPDAEFEGMGDYEESFTANWRQPKGKGDAGESSI from the exons ATGGTTGCATTTTGCGCAAAAGGAGACGCTCTAACGCTATTGACGTTGCTCTGTTTGACCTTTACTCTGAGGTCAGATGCGCAATATGAAAACTACAATTTCAAAAAGTTCCCTAAGGAGGAGCTCATGCCCCTTACCACTGCCTACGGATTAGCTTTGGATCATTATGCAGCAGAAAAATGGACGGAGTCGATCAAATATTTGGAATTGAGTTTGCGATTGCATCGGCTCTTCAGAGACAGTGTTAGGTACTGCGTGCTGCACTGTAACAGCAGCAAATACGAGGAACTTTCCGTCACTGGAAATAAGGATCTCCACGTCTACTGGCACGTTATGATGAGATCGTCCTGCCAGAAGAAGTGCAGAAAGCATTTCCCCGCGCTGCAGCTCCCTCCTCCGAGCAGACACACCTTGGAGGATTTCATCAGGAGAACTCCCTACAGATACCTGTACTTTGCACACTCAAGG CTGAATGACTTGCAGAGGGCCGTCCCCTGCGCCTACACTTACCTCCAGAAGAACCCAGAAGACCAGGAGATGCAGCAGCTGATGGAGGAGCACAAGAGCCAGTACGACCTGAAGGGCTACCTCTTCGACCATGAAGAACAAGCCTATGAG GCCTCCTTTCTGAGAGGAGTGAAACTCATAAATTCAGGTGACTACAGCAGCGGAGTTAAAGAAATGGAGGACGCTCTGGTGCTCTACCTCCAAGAGTATGAGCTCTGTCAGGCAGACTGTGAAGGGATCAGTCAACTTTCTCCAGACAGTGACTTCTATGCAGTCATAGCAG ATATATATGTTGATGAACTACGCTGTAAGCTGAAGTGCGAGGAGAACTTGATGCCTAATGTCGGAGGTTATTTTGTGGAGAAATTTGTGGCCACTCTGTACCACTATCTCCAGTATGCCTATTATAAAT TGAACAATGGCCGCAGTGCGTTGCCCTGCGCTTacagctacttcctgtttgagccTGAGGACCAGGTAATGAAGCAGAACCTCCAGTACTATGGTGCCTACAGTGAGCAGTGGGGCCTCcaagaaaaacacttcacacCCAGGATG GAGGCTCTCAAACTCTACAACCACACCGTAATCCAGAAGCAGATGCTGACCTCTGCACAGAAGTACCAAGAGATGGATGATAGG GATTTTCTTGGACCAGAGGAAGCGGCACGTTTAGCCTCAGAGTCTCCGGATGCTGAGTTTGAAGGGATGGGAGACTATGAGGAGTCTTTCACTGCTAACTGGAGGCAACCGAAAGGCAAAGGAGATGCTGGGGAGTCAAGTATCTGA